A region of Necator americanus strain Aroian chromosome I, whole genome shotgun sequence DNA encodes the following proteins:
- a CDS encoding hypothetical protein (NECATOR_CHRI.G651.T1): MSTMPKTIDVGNVPRKILVEVCEDVSEFLVIMAHTVLYRFGGYSPGEFREYSYGGVVTAKTCLDERVIRYCQRSAHLANQAMQKHNLEKYEVSIEDRTGEALISFRVEFRRTPTFYNRTIKNLAEPELCRLRHNLAETLLQLQSVKISDELQDRLENTPTRLRIRLQLCNKQPKRLFKITAEPILPGILVPWSDPVRNEYNQLIFAAFVPADHPSTSQRPWISHNT, translated from the exons AAGTGTGCGAGGATGTGAGCGAGTTCCTAGTTATTATGGCACACACGGTATTGTACCGGTTTGGTGGCTATTCTCCTGGGGAGTTCCGTGAATATTCTTATGGAGGAGTAGTAACGGCGAAG ACATGTCTCGACGAACGAGTTATAAGATACTGCCAACGGTCTGCGCATTTGGCTAATCAAGCGATGCAGAAACATAATCTGGAGAAATATGAAG TTTCGATTGAGGACAGAACCGGTGAAGCTTTGATTTCGTTTCGAGTAGAATTCCGGCGGACACCAACTTTCTACAATAGGACTAT AAAGAACCTAGCTGAACCGGAACTGTGCCGCCTCCGCCACAACCTCGCAGAGACGCTGCTTCAGTTGCAATCGGTCAAGATATCTGATGAACTGCAGGATAGGCTAGAAAATACAC cgACACGTCTACGAATTCGTCTCCAGCTGTGTAATAAGCAGCCGAAACGGTTGTTTAAAATTACTGCTGAACCTATTCTACCTGGGATTCTAGTGCCATGGTCCGATCCAGTGCGGAACGAGTACAATCAG CTAATATTTGCCGCATTCGTACCTGCGGATCATCCCAGTACTAGTCAACGACCATGGATATCACACAACACATGA
- a CDS encoding hypothetical protein (NECATOR_CHRI.G652.T1), producing MSDIHVIGKYYESRSYNQSDIASSITNSSDELRKIYTTALEATPELNTETCVNMREKEITKPDCFTGVVQCNAIRESKKEVSVGERVVKTTPSEQVSLNYARASCRMIHEK from the coding sequence ATGTCGGATATTCACGTCATCGGCAAATATTATGAGTCTCGATCCTACAACCAGTCCGACATCGCATCCAGCATCACCAACTCATCTGACGAGCTCCGAAAGATATATACAACTGCACTAGAGGCAACACCTGAACTGAACACAGAAACGTGTGTGAAcatgagagaaaaagaaatcacaaaacCCGACTGCTTCACAGGAGTCGTACAATGCAATGCAAtaagagaaagcaaaaaagaggtTTCTGTTGGTGAACGCGTAGTAAAAACGACACCCAGCGAGCAAGTGTCGCTAAACTACGCTCGAGCATCATGCCGAATGATccatgaaaaatga
- a CDS encoding hypothetical protein (NECATOR_CHRI.G653.T2), whose product MNVSSASVPRAHRHHNHHHRHSQQQPVALLGSPGPASAPATPKSRQEGSRRPARRPISFNSKIGSSPCYAGSKFSDSPTARAIPLPPTEWIYEAYNSQSDTSSMSSGSFVGANSDVETSSICSSAPSLSDVVESLHHKAFLRIKWHGHVLLHHVENAYDTEYFASPHFFFARRLAAYP is encoded by the exons ATGAATGTCTCATCTGCTAGTGTGCCTCGTGCGCATCGCCATCATAATCATCATCATCGCCATTCACAGCAGCAACCAGTAGCTTTACTCGGGTCCCCGGGTCCCGCATCTGCTCCCGCAACACCGAAGAGTAGACAAGAG GGTTCTCGACGTCCAGCCCGTCGTCCGATCTCATTCAACTCGAAGATTGGTTCTAGCCCGTGCTATGCTGGTTCAAAATTCAGCGACTCGCCTACTGCACGCGCTATCCCACTTCCACCTACAGAATGGATCTATGAG GCCTACAATTCTCAATCAGACACCAGCTCAATGAGCAGTGGGTCTTTCGTGGGAGCAAACAGTGACGTGGAAACGAGCTCAATCTGTTCAAGTGCACCATCGTTGAGCGATGTTGTGGAG tcgcTGCATCATAAG GCATTCCTGAGGATCAAATGGCATGGCCATGTCCTCCTACATCATGTAGAAAATGCGTACGACACCGAATATTTCGCTtcgccacattttttttttgctcgccGCTTAGCGGCATACCcgtaa
- a CDS encoding hypothetical protein (NECATOR_CHRI.G653.T1) has product MNVSSASVPRAHRHHNHHHRHSQQQPVALLGSPGPASAPATPKSRQEGSRRPARRPISFNSKIGSSPCYAGSKFSDSPTARAIPLPPTEWIYEAYNSQSDTSSMSSGSFVGANSDVETSSICSSAPSLSDVVEVSVLPTTPQKSSLRPPSGMRVHPLRLIAAVAAS; this is encoded by the exons ATGAATGTCTCATCTGCTAGTGTGCCTCGTGCGCATCGCCATCATAATCATCATCATCGCCATTCACAGCAGCAACCAGTAGCTTTACTCGGGTCCCCGGGTCCCGCATCTGCTCCCGCAACACCGAAGAGTAGACAAGAG GGTTCTCGACGTCCAGCCCGTCGTCCGATCTCATTCAACTCGAAGATTGGTTCTAGCCCGTGCTATGCTGGTTCAAAATTCAGCGACTCGCCTACTGCACGCGCTATCCCACTTCCACCTACAGAATGGATCTATGAG GCCTACAATTCTCAATCAGACACCAGCTCAATGAGCAGTGGGTCTTTCGTGGGAGCAAACAGTGACGTGGAAACGAGCTCAATCTGTTCAAGTGCACCATCGTTGAGCGATGTTGTGGAGGTGTCTGTTTTGCCTACTACACCACAAAAGTCCTCGCTTCGTCCACCTTCTGGAATGCGTGTACATCCTCTTCgtctcatcgctgcagtcgcTGCATCATAA